A window from Sphingobacterium hotanense encodes these proteins:
- a CDS encoding alpha/beta hydrolase family protein, with protein MKQQIFTMVFVLLSMLTAKAQITGDWKGTLDVQGTSMDLIFHISQDGETYKATLDIPAQGASGLPMSETKFENNKLTVAMAQAGFSYEGELKGEQIEGIFKQAGMEFPLKLSKTKVSKPGDTTLVSSKADLEKLIALDKGDFKYRVEDYFAKPNSSQFQLSPNGKYISYREKDANNKRHVMIKEVATGKVVRAIEEKDELIRGMGWVNDERLVYVMDQGGNENYHLYAVNIDGSNNIDLTPFPDVQAGILNLLKEQKDFIIIQMNKDNKQVFEPYKVNIHTGEMTKLFTNTDPENAIVSYDFDKEGNLRGYAKMHNGINTQYFYKAKGKTDFELFGTGKWDDTFSILAFNYASKNQDEAYVLTNLDSDKARIILYDFGTKKIIKEIYSNKDYDATILSLSRKRNWEIDFVGFEGERVEIEPVSATFKKLYDKFSKEFPGYEYSIVGKTDEEDQYLVMVQSDKLYGRYYHLDAKSGKTTLLYDLMPQLKEADMAEMRPITFKSRDGLTIHGYITLPKEALAGKRVPLIVNPHGGPQGVRDSWGFNPETQLFASRGYATLQVNFRISGGYGKEFLRAGFNQVGRKAMDDLEDGIQYVIEQGWADKDNIAIYGGSHGGYAVLRGLTKTPDLYKAGVDYVGVSNIFTLLNSIPEYWKPYKEMLYQIWYNPDKEDEAAIAKEVSPLFHVDKIKAPLFVVQGANDPRVKIAEADQIVKALRSKGVDVPYMVKYDEGHGFHKEENQIEFYKAMMGFFRKHLK; from the coding sequence ATGAAACAACAGATTTTTACGATGGTATTTGTACTTTTGAGCATGTTAACAGCCAAAGCCCAAATAACCGGCGATTGGAAGGGAACTTTAGATGTCCAAGGAACATCTATGGATTTAATCTTCCACATTAGCCAAGACGGAGAAACATACAAAGCAACATTAGATATCCCAGCTCAAGGTGCCTCCGGCCTTCCGATGAGCGAGACCAAGTTTGAAAACAATAAGCTGACTGTAGCCATGGCGCAGGCGGGCTTTTCTTATGAAGGCGAATTGAAGGGTGAGCAGATCGAGGGGATATTCAAACAGGCAGGAATGGAGTTTCCATTGAAGCTTAGTAAAACCAAAGTTTCCAAACCTGGCGATACGACGCTAGTATCATCAAAAGCAGATTTAGAGAAATTAATTGCATTAGATAAAGGTGATTTCAAATATCGTGTGGAAGATTATTTTGCGAAACCTAATTCTTCGCAGTTCCAATTATCTCCCAATGGTAAGTATATTTCTTATCGCGAGAAGGACGCTAACAACAAGCGTCATGTGATGATAAAAGAAGTGGCTACAGGGAAAGTTGTTCGCGCGATAGAAGAGAAGGACGAGTTGATCCGTGGAATGGGATGGGTGAATGATGAGCGTTTAGTGTATGTGATGGATCAAGGTGGAAACGAGAATTATCACCTTTATGCTGTAAATATCGACGGTAGCAATAATATCGATTTAACACCATTTCCAGATGTTCAGGCCGGCATTTTAAATCTGTTGAAAGAGCAGAAAGATTTCATCATCATCCAGATGAATAAGGACAATAAGCAGGTTTTCGAACCATACAAAGTCAATATTCACACCGGCGAAATGACGAAGTTATTTACGAATACGGATCCGGAGAATGCTATTGTTTCCTATGATTTCGATAAAGAGGGCAATCTGCGCGGATACGCTAAAATGCATAACGGAATCAATACGCAATATTTCTACAAAGCAAAGGGAAAGACGGACTTTGAGCTGTTCGGCACGGGTAAATGGGATGATACCTTCTCAATCTTAGCTTTCAATTATGCGTCGAAAAACCAAGATGAGGCCTATGTATTAACGAATCTGGATTCTGACAAGGCGCGTATTATCCTTTATGATTTCGGAACCAAGAAGATTATAAAAGAAATCTATTCTAACAAGGATTACGATGCAACTATCCTTTCCTTATCGCGCAAGCGCAATTGGGAAATCGACTTTGTTGGTTTTGAAGGCGAGCGTGTTGAAATTGAACCGGTAAGCGCTACATTCAAGAAATTATACGATAAATTCAGTAAGGAGTTCCCGGGATACGAGTATTCTATCGTTGGAAAAACCGATGAAGAAGACCAGTACTTGGTGATGGTGCAGAGCGATAAGCTTTACGGTCGTTACTACCATTTAGATGCGAAGTCGGGCAAAACGACTTTGTTATACGATTTGATGCCACAATTGAAAGAAGCGGATATGGCGGAAATGCGCCCGATTACTTTCAAATCGCGCGATGGATTGACCATTCATGGTTACATCACACTACCGAAGGAAGCATTGGCGGGCAAGCGTGTCCCGTTGATCGTTAACCCACATGGCGGTCCTCAGGGGGTTCGTGATAGCTGGGGTTTCAATCCAGAGACGCAATTATTCGCGAGCCGTGGATACGCGACATTACAGGTTAACTTCCGTATTTCGGGTGGTTATGGTAAGGAGTTTTTACGCGCCGGATTCAACCAAGTTGGCCGTAAGGCAATGGATGATTTAGAGGATGGTATTCAATACGTGATCGAGCAGGGTTGGGCGGATAAGGACAACATCGCGATCTATGGCGGTAGCCACGGTGGTTATGCGGTATTGAGAGGATTAACTAAGACTCCAGACTTGTATAAAGCAGGGGTGGACTATGTAGGGGTATCGAATATCTTTACCTTATTGAACTCTATTCCGGAGTATTGGAAGCCATACAAAGAGATGCTATACCAAATTTGGTACAACCCAGATAAGGAAGATGAGGCAGCGATTGCAAAAGAAGTATCGCCTCTATTCCACGTAGACAAAATTAAAGCGCCTTTATTCGTTGTTCAGGGTGCAAATGACCCTAGGGTAAAGATTGCTGAGGCAGATCAGATTGTGAAAGCGCTTCGTAGCAAAGGAGTAGATGTGCCTTATATGGTGAAATACGATGAAGGACATGGATTCCATAAAGAGGAAAATCAGATTGAATTCTATAAAGCGATGATGGGATTCTTCCGTAAACATTTAAAATAA
- a CDS encoding transposase, whose translation MINQAKALKLIKLYQYVCDKYDSELQYYCQRFSNNNKPDFTDQEVLTIYLFSVHEEQRLRIKQIHKFASDYLMDWFPKLTSYVAFNTRINRLFDVLRSLCQSVIEDFTPEECSREFSLLDSMPIITCSGTRRAKVALEITDKSFCSTKRLWYFGLKLHALNSYNKSTLPRPESIVISKASESDLNIFKENWASIAGRTFFGDKIYRDAPFFEWFYKEKKSIMYTPIRETQGKPDCLKNRDRAYNDLFSRAVSKVRQPIESFFNWINEKTQIQNASKVRSTKGLLVHVFGKLTACFIKPIFNP comes from the coding sequence ATGATCAATCAGGCCAAGGCTCTAAAATTAATAAAATTATACCAGTATGTGTGTGATAAATATGACAGTGAACTGCAATATTACTGTCAGCGATTTTCAAACAATAACAAACCTGACTTTACTGATCAGGAGGTTTTGACCATCTATTTATTCAGTGTGCACGAGGAACAGCGGCTAAGGATCAAGCAGATCCATAAATTCGCCTCCGATTATCTGATGGATTGGTTTCCCAAGCTAACTTCATACGTAGCATTCAACACCCGTATCAACCGCCTTTTTGATGTTTTGAGATCTCTTTGTCAGTCAGTTATAGAGGACTTTACACCAGAGGAGTGCTCCAGAGAATTTTCCCTACTGGACTCTATGCCCATCATAACCTGCAGTGGGACTAGAAGGGCAAAGGTAGCTCTGGAGATAACGGATAAAAGCTTCTGCTCAACGAAGAGGCTTTGGTATTTTGGATTAAAGCTTCATGCGCTCAACAGCTATAACAAATCCACGCTGCCTCGTCCGGAAAGCATTGTAATAAGCAAGGCATCTGAAAGTGACCTGAACATATTTAAGGAGAATTGGGCATCCATCGCAGGTAGGACGTTCTTTGGTGACAAGATATACCGTGACGCCCCGTTCTTCGAGTGGTTTTATAAAGAAAAAAAATCAATTATGTATACTCCGATAAGGGAAACCCAAGGAAAACCAGATTGTTTAAAAAACAGGGATCGTGCTTATAATGACCTGTTTTCAAGAGCAGTATCTAAGGTAAGACAACCAATCGAATCCTTTTTTAATTGGATAAATGAAAAAACACAGATACAAAACGCAAGTAAGGTCAGATCTACCAAAGGACTATTAGTACATGTGTTCGGTAAATTAACAGCCTGTTTCATAAAGCCTATTTTCAACCCTTAA
- a CDS encoding FUSC family protein, producing MRAATVTKQIVRKIVTSPLLIYVIRCLLGFSIGYLLYHRYREFEIFWALLSIILVISPEEKDSKRLSIERFKSNFIGSSVAMICVWVLPESVYSIVAGIVLTIICCRVFNIMNMARVAIVALLIIMIEPHHTQIAYTPIYRAVSTGVGCIIGLAIVIITSGIKHYLMEKYFDDSTAPNSGN from the coding sequence ATGAGAGCAGCAACTGTTACAAAGCAAATAGTTCGAAAAATAGTTACATCCCCATTATTAATTTACGTCATCCGGTGTCTACTTGGATTCTCCATTGGGTATTTACTGTATCACCGCTATCGTGAGTTTGAGATCTTTTGGGCTTTGCTCTCGATTATTTTGGTGATCTCACCAGAAGAAAAAGACTCCAAAAGACTTTCCATAGAACGCTTCAAATCCAACTTCATAGGCTCCAGTGTAGCGATGATCTGCGTTTGGGTACTTCCGGAATCGGTTTATTCTATCGTCGCGGGAATCGTGCTAACGATTATCTGCTGTCGTGTCTTCAATATCATGAACATGGCACGCGTTGCAATTGTCGCTTTGCTCATCATCATGATCGAACCGCATCATACACAAATCGCCTACACCCCTATCTACCGCGCTGTTTCAACCGGCGTCGGATGTATCATCGGTCTGGCAATCGTTATTATCACCTCAGGTATAAAGCATTACCTCATGGAGAAGTACTTCGACGATTCAACTGCTCCTAATTCGGGAAATTAG
- a CDS encoding gluconate 2-dehydrogenase subunit 3 family protein, which yields MMNRREALKRVAFIMGGTVIGANLFLEGCTRPASKDVATLFEAETTDYLGELAEAILPKTSTPGAKEAGVGEFIPVMIRDCYDEKDQKSFLDGLNGVEARAKKDFKKGFLELTPEEKLQFVNTYDKEANEYQKNKKEEDANHFFTMLKQLTLTGFFTSEVGMKKALRYLKIPGKYDGNYPYKKGDKAWAI from the coding sequence ATGATGAATAGAAGAGAAGCGTTAAAACGTGTAGCCTTTATCATGGGTGGTACGGTTATCGGTGCAAACCTGTTTTTAGAGGGGTGTACTCGTCCGGCATCTAAAGATGTGGCTACCTTATTTGAGGCTGAAACAACAGATTACTTAGGCGAATTAGCGGAAGCTATTCTTCCTAAAACTTCTACACCAGGCGCGAAAGAAGCCGGTGTAGGTGAATTTATCCCTGTGATGATTCGCGACTGTTATGATGAGAAAGATCAAAAATCTTTCTTAGACGGTCTGAATGGCGTGGAAGCACGTGCGAAGAAAGATTTCAAAAAAGGATTCTTAGAATTGACTCCTGAAGAGAAACTTCAATTCGTGAATACATACGATAAAGAGGCTAACGAATACCAAAAGAACAAGAAGGAAGAAGATGCAAACCACTTCTTCACCATGTTGAAGCAATTAACTTTGACAGGATTCTTCACATCGGAAGTTGGTATGAAGAAAGCATTGCGTTATTTGAAAATCCCTGGAAAATACGATGGAAACTATCCGTATAAGAAGGGCGATAAAGCATGGGCTATCTAG
- a CDS encoding Gfo/Idh/MocA family protein — translation MSNNNSRRNFLKNTAIAAAGFSIVPRHVLGGSGFLAPSDRLIVAGIGVGGKGESDIKSFADSGKAEMAYLCDVDERRAANSVKRFPKAKFYKDFREMLDKEHKHIDAVSVSTPDHNHAIQALAAMQLGKHVYVQKPLTHDIWEARVLTHAAKKYKVVTQMGNQGASNDGPREIREWYEAGLIGDVHTVYCWTDRPVWPQGIQWPTQTAPVPKELDWDLWLGTAPQKDYIEKLVPFNWRGWWDYGTGALGDMGCHLLEVPFSVLGLSYLQDVQASVGSVYVDEFKRGYFPESCPPSSHATMTFPKAARTQGPVTLHWMDGGIQPARPEELEPNEIFGDGGNGILMVGTKGKVLADTYGDKARLLPTTRKENVAMKYARVPGKASGHYAQWVEACIAGYGKKEVSAPFEISGPLTEALLMANLAIRGADMRIDGKYPGRNLKLLWDNDNMKVTNFDIVNQFVKRQYRPGWEINYSF, via the coding sequence ATGAGTAATAACAATTCAAGAAGGAATTTTCTAAAGAACACAGCCATAGCGGCTGCGGGCTTTAGTATTGTTCCTCGACATGTCTTAGGTGGATCGGGCTTTCTAGCGCCTAGCGACCGTTTGATTGTTGCAGGGATTGGTGTAGGGGGCAAAGGGGAGAGCGACATCAAATCGTTTGCAGACAGCGGAAAGGCGGAGATGGCTTATCTATGTGATGTGGATGAACGTCGCGCAGCCAACTCGGTAAAGCGATTCCCGAAAGCAAAATTCTATAAGGATTTCAGAGAAATGTTGGATAAAGAACATAAGCACATCGATGCTGTTTCTGTATCCACACCCGATCATAACCACGCTATCCAGGCTTTAGCGGCTATGCAGCTAGGCAAGCATGTGTATGTTCAGAAACCTTTGACCCACGATATCTGGGAAGCAAGAGTACTGACTCATGCTGCTAAAAAATATAAAGTCGTAACACAGATGGGTAATCAAGGCGCCTCGAACGATGGCCCTCGTGAAATCCGTGAATGGTATGAAGCAGGCCTTATTGGTGATGTTCATACGGTGTACTGTTGGACCGATCGCCCTGTATGGCCTCAAGGTATTCAGTGGCCTACTCAAACCGCCCCTGTTCCGAAGGAATTAGATTGGGATCTATGGTTAGGAACGGCTCCTCAGAAAGACTATATCGAAAAGTTGGTTCCATTTAACTGGCGAGGCTGGTGGGATTACGGAACTGGCGCATTAGGCGATATGGGCTGCCACTTATTAGAAGTGCCTTTCAGCGTATTAGGCTTATCCTATTTACAGGATGTGCAGGCTTCTGTTGGTTCAGTATACGTGGATGAGTTCAAACGCGGATACTTCCCGGAGAGCTGCCCGCCATCGAGCCATGCGACTATGACTTTCCCGAAAGCAGCTAGAACGCAAGGTCCGGTTACATTGCACTGGATGGACGGTGGAATTCAACCTGCCCGTCCAGAAGAATTGGAACCAAATGAAATCTTTGGTGACGGTGGAAACGGTATCTTGATGGTCGGTACGAAAGGTAAAGTATTAGCAGATACGTATGGTGATAAAGCACGCTTGTTGCCTACTACTCGCAAAGAAAACGTTGCGATGAAGTATGCTCGAGTACCTGGAAAAGCTAGCGGACACTACGCACAGTGGGTTGAAGCATGTATTGCAGGTTATGGTAAGAAAGAGGTGAGTGCACCATTTGAGATTTCAGGACCATTAACCGAGGCATTATTGATGGCGAATTTAGCGATCCGTGGTGCTGATATGCGTATTGATGGTAAATACCCTGGACGTAACTTGAAACTTCTTTGGGATAACGACAATATGAAAGTAACGAACTTTGATATCGTCAACCAATTTGTGAAGCGTCAGTATCGCCCGGGATGGGAAATTAATTATTCATTTTAA
- a CDS encoding IS1182 family transposase, with translation MLSTQQKIQFSSYSGLYDIIVPKDNLLRKINDLIDFSFIYDELLAKYCQTNGRTAESPIKMFKYLLLKTIYTVSDVDVVERSRYDMSFKYFLEMAPEEDVINSSSLTKFRKLRLKDMDLLNLLINRTVTIALEKGIIKSKSIIVDATHTVSRSNPHTALAVLRERSKLLRKAIYQIDGEYKRNLPQKNESNDLDQELAYCRELQRVLDEDQSISEIPAVKEKLNLLKETIEDTKEYYLLSKDDEARLGHKSVDSSFFGYKTHLAMTEERIITAAVVTTGEKGDGPELPRLLEISQQNGMQVDTIIGDAAYSGKENLQVAKEQNIDIIAKLNPSITQGFRKDKDKFDYNKDADMFVCPAGHLAIRKARQGKKEQGTNQTETYYFDVEKCKVCPLREGCYKQGARTKSYSVSIKSELHREQMAFQQTDYYRSKSKQRYKIEAKNSELKNVHGYGRADAYGIHNMEMQGAMAIFTVNLKRILKLI, from the coding sequence ATGCTCTCTACCCAACAAAAAATACAGTTCAGTTCCTATTCAGGATTGTACGATATTATCGTACCAAAAGATAATCTACTTCGAAAAATCAACGATCTTATCGATTTCAGTTTTATCTATGACGAGCTTTTGGCTAAGTATTGCCAGACGAATGGCCGTACAGCGGAGAGCCCTATCAAGATGTTCAAATACCTTCTGTTAAAAACGATCTACACCGTTTCGGATGTAGATGTCGTTGAACGTTCCAGATATGATATGTCCTTCAAATATTTTCTTGAAATGGCACCAGAGGAGGATGTGATCAATTCAAGTTCGCTTACCAAATTCCGCAAACTACGATTAAAAGATATGGATCTGTTGAACCTGTTGATCAATAGGACCGTAACGATTGCTCTTGAAAAAGGCATTATAAAATCAAAGTCTATTATCGTAGACGCGACCCATACCGTTTCCAGATCGAATCCGCACACAGCATTGGCAGTACTCAGGGAACGCTCCAAACTATTAAGAAAAGCGATATATCAGATTGATGGGGAATACAAGAGGAATCTACCACAAAAGAATGAATCCAACGACCTGGATCAAGAGCTTGCTTATTGCAGGGAATTACAGAGGGTCCTTGATGAAGATCAATCTATCAGTGAAATACCGGCTGTGAAAGAAAAGCTGAATCTGTTGAAGGAAACCATTGAAGACACAAAAGAATACTATCTGCTCTCTAAGGATGATGAGGCCAGACTTGGACACAAGTCAGTGGACAGCAGTTTCTTTGGCTATAAAACACATCTGGCGATGACTGAGGAACGCATCATTACAGCAGCGGTCGTTACTACAGGCGAAAAAGGTGATGGCCCTGAACTACCTAGGTTATTAGAGATCAGCCAGCAGAATGGAATGCAAGTGGATACAATAATAGGTGATGCCGCGTATTCGGGAAAAGAAAATCTTCAGGTGGCAAAAGAACAAAACATTGATATCATCGCTAAATTAAATCCATCCATTACCCAAGGCTTTAGGAAAGATAAAGACAAGTTTGACTATAATAAAGATGCGGATATGTTTGTTTGTCCCGCAGGACATTTGGCCATCCGCAAGGCGCGTCAGGGAAAGAAGGAACAAGGTACAAATCAAACGGAGACCTATTACTTTGATGTGGAGAAATGTAAGGTCTGTCCTCTTAGGGAAGGATGTTACAAGCAAGGGGCCAGAACCAAATCCTATTCAGTCTCCATAAAATCCGAACTCCATAGGGAGCAGATGGCTTTCCAGCAAACCGATTATTATCGAAGCAAGTCTAAGCAAAGGTATAAGATCGAGGCCAAGAACAGTGAGCTCAAGAATGTCCATGGCTATGGCAGAGCTGATGCTTATGGAATCCATAATATGGAAATGCAGGGCGCAATGGCCATCTTCACCGTAAACCTGAAAAGAATCCTGAAATTGATATAA
- the rnhA gene encoding ribonuclease HI, which produces MIELYTDGASSGNPGPGGYGTILRTIYTGSNPEYQGKLIEKEFSGGFRKTTNNRMELLAVIIGLEALKSINQQVTIFSDSKYVIDAIDKKWVYGWIQKGFQGKKNKDLWMRLMSLYKLHKVKLVWVKGHAGHPLNERCDQLAVKASKDKANWKIDSVFEVEMQKGMDI; this is translated from the coding sequence ATGATTGAACTTTATACCGACGGTGCTTCAAGTGGAAATCCAGGCCCTGGTGGCTATGGAACCATTTTACGAACTATCTATACAGGGTCAAATCCTGAATATCAAGGCAAGCTTATAGAAAAAGAATTCTCTGGAGGCTTTCGCAAGACGACGAACAACCGGATGGAATTACTCGCTGTGATCATCGGTTTAGAAGCATTGAAAAGCATCAATCAACAGGTCACTATTTTTTCTGATTCCAAATACGTCATCGATGCGATTGACAAGAAATGGGTATATGGCTGGATCCAAAAAGGATTTCAAGGCAAAAAGAATAAGGACCTATGGATGCGATTAATGTCCTTATACAAACTACATAAAGTGAAGTTGGTATGGGTGAAAGGCCATGCCGGGCACCCTTTGAATGAGCGATGCGATCAACTGGCAGTAAAAGCATCCAAAGACAAAGCCAATTGGAAGATAGACTCGGTATTTGAAGTCGAGATGCAAAAAGGAATGGACATCTAA
- a CDS encoding acyl-[acyl-carrier-protein] thioesterase has translation MTEGIFEKDWKLNFTQCYPNGQLKYSELDNILQVTASEHADILGFGTKAILRTKQSWVLSRMLIEIEKLPMFEQTIKVRTWIQDFTGSRSTRNFEVLFGERRLVAASSTWAVFNIEARRAEPLIASTDHVVPHPDRIMTSRTAERIDGNVPFNKIRDYQVVLSDLDIVNHANNVKYMDWCFDALDPKEVLSGKIKSVEMNFLRELSYGNQVAINESKIDELTSIYSISKADRPHFLMQLTKKA, from the coding sequence ATGACTGAAGGCATCTTCGAAAAGGACTGGAAACTCAACTTTACCCAATGTTATCCAAACGGACAACTGAAATACAGCGAACTGGACAATATACTACAAGTGACCGCTAGCGAGCATGCTGATATATTAGGATTTGGCACGAAAGCCATACTCCGGACCAAGCAATCCTGGGTACTCAGTAGAATGCTCATCGAAATCGAGAAACTCCCCATGTTCGAACAGACTATCAAGGTAAGAACATGGATTCAGGACTTCACAGGATCTCGCTCTACGCGTAATTTTGAGGTGTTATTTGGCGAACGCCGTTTGGTGGCAGCATCCAGTACCTGGGCTGTTTTCAACATCGAAGCTCGCCGTGCTGAACCCTTGATTGCCAGTACAGACCATGTGGTGCCTCATCCTGACCGCATTATGACGTCAAGAACTGCTGAGCGCATTGATGGAAATGTGCCGTTCAATAAAATTAGAGATTATCAGGTAGTGCTATCCGATTTGGATATCGTCAACCACGCAAATAACGTGAAATATATGGATTGGTGCTTCGATGCCCTAGATCCGAAGGAAGTATTGTCCGGAAAAATCAAATCCGTGGAGATGAACTTCCTCAGGGAACTGTCTTATGGAAATCAGGTCGCTATTAATGAATCGAAGATTGATGAGCTAACGAGCATCTACAGCATTAGCAAAGCGGATCGTCCGCATTTCTTAATGCAGCTTACTAAAAAAGCATAA
- a CDS encoding NAD(P)H-hydrate dehydratase: protein MKILNPSQLKHVDEQTITKQAISSWDLMQRASATVVAALLEYYPDVLEKQVYILSGKRNNGGDGLAIAGLLKALGAAVEVYLIDAEQYSPDNLKNQEKLGDNSIRKFSLEDRIHFEGDSMILDCLFGYGLNTALSSRWRSIIDQINTASAVRISVDMPSGLSCETHIAVDSPIIKADKVYTFQVPKLNLLLPEYGEFSKSFSILDIGLDADAMDEQETNMHYLTANSVKSLVPVRLKYCHKGTFGHALVIGGSYGKMGAVLLAAKAALRIGCGLVSVGIPHCGTNIIQTAFPEAMVFADTAELTLRDFNFPTDLTAIGMGVGMGTDEQTIRGFAIYLQSLSEDARLVLDADALNILAQQESLLQALPAETILSPHPKELSRLIGAWDNDYEKVSKAKVFAAQHQVYLIIKGANSVLVCPDGNLYFNSTGNPGMATGGTGDVLTGILTSLRAQGLSARAAAVLGIYLHGLAGDFAVKDTGEASLIASDIIDHLAKAFQELLDN, encoded by the coding sequence ATGAAAATTCTAAATCCTTCTCAGTTAAAACATGTTGACGAGCAAACCATAACGAAACAAGCGATAAGTTCTTGGGATCTGATGCAACGGGCTTCGGCTACGGTTGTAGCGGCGCTTTTGGAATATTATCCGGATGTGCTCGAAAAGCAGGTTTATATCCTCTCTGGAAAGAGGAATAATGGCGGTGATGGTTTGGCTATTGCCGGCTTATTAAAAGCGCTAGGGGCGGCCGTTGAGGTTTATTTAATAGATGCAGAACAGTACTCGCCAGATAATTTAAAAAATCAGGAGAAGTTAGGGGACAATAGTATCCGTAAGTTCAGTTTGGAAGACCGTATCCACTTCGAGGGCGATTCTATGATTCTCGATTGCCTGTTTGGTTATGGTCTGAATACTGCTTTAAGTTCTCGTTGGCGTAGTATCATTGATCAGATTAATACAGCAAGCGCAGTTCGGATTTCGGTGGATATGCCGTCTGGTTTGTCTTGCGAAACTCATATTGCCGTGGATAGCCCCATAATAAAGGCTGATAAAGTGTACACCTTTCAGGTTCCGAAGTTAAATCTATTGCTTCCGGAATATGGAGAATTCTCGAAATCTTTCAGCATTCTCGATATAGGTTTGGATGCTGACGCGATGGATGAACAGGAAACGAACATGCATTATTTGACGGCAAATTCTGTCAAATCGCTTGTGCCGGTCCGATTGAAATATTGCCATAAAGGGACTTTCGGTCATGCGCTCGTGATTGGTGGGAGTTATGGGAAGATGGGGGCGGTGCTTTTGGCAGCGAAAGCTGCTTTAAGAATCGGTTGCGGATTAGTGTCGGTGGGCATACCACATTGTGGGACGAACATAATACAAACTGCCTTTCCTGAAGCGATGGTCTTTGCTGATACAGCTGAACTGACTTTGCGAGATTTTAATTTTCCAACAGACCTGACCGCGATCGGTATGGGGGTAGGGATGGGAACAGATGAGCAAACGATTCGAGGTTTTGCGATCTATCTGCAATCATTGTCGGAGGATGCAAGATTGGTTTTAGATGCCGATGCCCTGAATATTCTTGCGCAGCAAGAAAGCCTTTTGCAAGCATTGCCTGCGGAGACTATTTTATCTCCCCATCCGAAGGAATTGAGTCGATTGATTGGGGCATGGGATAATGATTATGAAAAGGTTTCGAAGGCGAAGGTTTTTGCTGCCCAGCATCAGGTTTATCTAATTATTAAAGGTGCGAATTCGGTATTGGTATGTCCGGATGGGAACCTATATTTCAATTCCACGGGGAACCCAGGGATGGCGACCGGCGGGACTGGCGACGTGTTGACAGGGATCTTGACCAGTCTGCGCGCACAGGGACTATCGGCAAGGGCTGCCGCTGTACTAGGGATTTATTTGCATGGTCTTGCTGGAGATTTCGCCGTAAAAGATACAGGGGAAGCGAGTCTTATTGCTTCGGACATCATCGATCATCTAGCAAAGGCTTTCCAGGAGTTGCTGGACAACTAG